The following are encoded in a window of Sphaerisporangium siamense genomic DNA:
- a CDS encoding phage tail tube protein — translation MPATPLAAVTRYWSVAVNKWYFVPAISNKSAPTRLELNAGTDLTGEVADSSGWTTTGDTIEAPDGNSVFIAQVAGPVKADDSSLTIYADPTGNDARTLLPRGTTGFVVRLGGGDTAGRKMDVFPIRVKTVGKQYGGTATEPAKLEISFAITSTPAEDVTIP, via the coding sequence ATGCCAGCAACCCCGCTCGCCGCGGTGACCCGCTACTGGAGCGTCGCAGTCAACAAGTGGTACTTCGTTCCGGCGATCAGCAACAAGAGCGCGCCCACCCGGCTCGAACTCAACGCCGGCACCGACCTCACGGGGGAGGTCGCCGACTCCTCCGGGTGGACGACCACCGGCGACACCATCGAGGCCCCCGACGGCAACTCGGTGTTCATCGCCCAGGTCGCCGGGCCGGTGAAGGCGGACGACTCCTCGCTGACCATCTACGCCGACCCGACCGGTAATGATGCCCGGACCCTGCTGCCGCGCGGCACGACGGGGTTCGTCGTCCGCCTCGGCGGCGGAGACACGGCCGGTCGAAAGATGGACGTCTTCCCGATCAGGGTCAAGACGGTCGGCAAGCAGTACGGCGGCACGGCCACCGAACCGGCGAAGTTGGAGATCTCCTTCGCGATCACCTCCACGCCCGCCGAAGACGTCACGATCCCGTAA
- a CDS encoding HK97 gp10 family phage protein has translation MADVDGTAELRLFIKQLGKMPTDIRQDLRPKLKGIGQAALFSVRFQASWSTRIPRATRLQIGLSKRNPGIAIVVNKNQAPHARPFENGGQPGTFRHPVFWPRERKVVFGVERPDARIRDRWVNQTARPFLAKGARPHFAEVDRELKDVVDAAARKAGFR, from the coding sequence ATGGCCGACGTCGACGGCACCGCCGAGCTGCGCCTGTTCATCAAGCAGCTCGGCAAGATGCCCACGGACATCCGCCAGGACCTGCGGCCCAAGCTGAAAGGCATCGGCCAGGCCGCCCTGTTCAGTGTGCGGTTCCAGGCGTCCTGGTCGACGCGGATCCCGCGGGCGACGCGCCTGCAGATCGGCCTGTCCAAGCGCAACCCCGGCATCGCGATCGTGGTGAACAAGAACCAGGCGCCGCACGCCCGCCCCTTCGAGAACGGCGGCCAGCCGGGCACCTTCCGGCACCCGGTGTTCTGGCCGCGTGAGCGCAAGGTCGTGTTCGGCGTCGAGCGCCCGGACGCGCGCATCCGTGACCGCTGGGTGAATCAGACCGCCCGGCCGTTCCTGGCCAAGGGTGCCCGTCCGCACTTCGCGGAGGTCGACCGGGAGCTGAAGGACGTCGTCGACGCTGCGGCCCGAAAGGCCGGGTTCCGCTGA
- a CDS encoding phage tail assembly protein T produces the protein MTVAELLRRMSAREFAEWAVYEGLYGPIGPGRDDALAALIAFHVVNVMRDSSKGPDLKPADFLPAWEPPTEEAGVGERDQEPPDPPDRF, from the coding sequence ATGACCGTCGCCGAGCTGCTGCGCCGCATGTCCGCTCGCGAGTTCGCCGAGTGGGCCGTCTACGAGGGGCTGTACGGGCCGATCGGCCCCGGCCGGGATGACGCCCTGGCCGCCCTCATCGCCTTCCATGTGGTGAACGTGATGCGGGACTCCTCCAAGGGGCCCGATCTGAAACCTGCCGACTTCCTCCCCGCGTGGGAGCCCCCCACCGAGGAGGCCGGCGTTGGCGAACGCGATCAAGAACCTCCTGATCCGCCTGACCGTTTCTGA